The Deinococcus sedimenti genome window below encodes:
- a CDS encoding PIN/TRAM domain-containing protein: MLALRLLITLMGLLLGLVAGRGLASVQPGDLGTVNTLSLMLAGMLTALLLAPRLESAGQRAATRFLRWYRGLSPRAVAAATFGLIVALLVSVLLSSLLRTVPFYTWVWNVVVTAALGVFFVSFAVRNAESFGLLAFPQVRRKPGSKLLDSNVIIDGRIVDLLRAGFLDGELIVPAFILRELQILSDHHDAQKRTRGKRGLTVLEDLRSLRSLRIEDWDDPALPTTDDKLIRLARESGARIVTNDGNLGKIARLHGVEILSIHEAAVALKPQVQAGDQLTVTISKGGQQKNQGVGYLEDGTMVVVEDAIRFRGKPTRVVVVNNVQTNVGRMIFAKLDGEEGAAETG, encoded by the coding sequence ATGCTGGCATTGCGACTGCTGATCACGCTGATGGGCCTGCTCCTCGGGCTCGTGGCTGGGCGGGGTCTGGCCTCTGTGCAGCCCGGAGATCTCGGAACGGTCAACACCCTGAGCCTCATGCTGGCGGGCATGCTGACTGCCCTGCTGCTCGCCCCGCGACTGGAAAGCGCGGGGCAGCGCGCCGCGACGCGGTTCCTGCGCTGGTACCGGGGCCTGTCCCCACGCGCCGTGGCGGCCGCCACGTTCGGACTGATTGTCGCGCTGCTCGTCAGCGTGCTCCTGAGCAGTCTGCTGCGCACCGTGCCGTTCTACACCTGGGTGTGGAATGTCGTGGTGACCGCCGCTCTGGGTGTCTTCTTCGTGTCCTTCGCCGTCCGGAACGCTGAGAGCTTCGGGCTGCTGGCCTTCCCACAGGTCCGGCGCAAACCCGGCAGTAAGCTCCTCGACAGCAACGTCATCATCGACGGGCGCATCGTGGACCTCCTGCGCGCGGGGTTCCTGGACGGGGAACTGATCGTCCCGGCGTTCATCCTGCGGGAACTGCAGATTCTCTCGGATCACCACGACGCGCAGAAACGTACGCGGGGCAAGCGGGGCCTGACCGTACTGGAAGACCTCCGGTCCCTCCGGTCCCTGCGGATCGAGGACTGGGACGACCCCGCGCTGCCCACCACGGATGACAAACTCATCCGGCTGGCCCGCGAGAGCGGCGCGCGGATCGTCACGAACGACGGCAACCTCGGCAAGATCGCCCGCCTGCACGGTGTGGAGATCCTCAGCATCCACGAGGCCGCCGTCGCCCTGAAACCCCAGGTGCAGGCCGGGGACCAGCTGACCGTCACCATCAGCAAGGGCGGCCAGCAGAAGAACCAGGGCGTCGGGTACCTCGAGGACGGCACCATGGTCGTCGTCGAGGACGCCATCAGGTTCCGTGGGAAACCCACCCGGGTGGTCGTCGTGAACAACGTGCAGACGAACGTGGGCCGCATGATCTTCGCGAAACTCGACGGCGAGGAAGGCGCGGCGGAGACCGGGTAG
- a CDS encoding PadR family transcriptional regulator: MQSNGADGNLLRGTLDFLLLASLEHGPLYGLRIIQDVQQRTGGHFNFKEGTLYPALHRLEKRALIRAETRPSDAGGPPRKYYHLTPTGLNELTRQREEQRAHARALRPYLEFA, encoded by the coding sequence ATGCAAAGTAATGGCGCGGACGGCAACCTGCTGCGCGGCACGCTGGACTTCCTGCTGCTCGCCAGCCTCGAACACGGCCCCCTCTACGGCCTGCGCATCATCCAGGACGTCCAGCAACGCACCGGCGGCCACTTCAACTTCAAGGAAGGCACCCTCTACCCCGCCCTGCATCGCCTGGAAAAACGCGCCCTGATCCGCGCCGAAACCCGCCCCAGCGATGCCGGCGGCCCCCCCCGCAAGTACTACCACCTGACCCCCACCGGCCTGAATGAACTCACCCGCCAACGCGAAGAACAACGCGCTCACGCCCGCGCCCTGCGCCCCTACCTGGAGTTCGCATGA
- a CDS encoding MFS transporter, producing MTTHAPDRLWNRSFLLWWLGSAQSALGTALAGIATSFLVLHQTGSAGKMGVNLALALLPGLLSPLFGTLVDRLPLKIPLILGNVLRGALQLTVGLLALRGHVPLELIYVASFLTGLIGAFYTPATMGVTPRLVPREQLQRATGLMQGATQVMGLVGMVGGGALVGVFGSAPALIADGLSFLLFAALLPLVTLPARGSAPEGEGFWTSFRAGFDYARRSPLTLGLPVLAFFLNAAFAPLEMLMPARMTALGVGAQGFGLFFGLLLAGLAAGSFGMAALGHRVDARRLSAPAFAALGVTVLLLSLTQTPTQMYALAFVMGLVNATLNLSISMIFQKRVDPAYYGRVGSLLTMLSMAGMPLAMLLLAPVADRVAVSTVFTVAGTLTLLAAFGWAALLRRDQAAPAPLAAQG from the coding sequence ATGACCACCCACGCCCCGGACCGCCTGTGGAACCGCTCCTTCCTGCTGTGGTGGCTGGGCAGCGCCCAGAGCGCCCTGGGCACCGCGCTGGCCGGAATCGCCACCAGTTTCCTGGTGCTGCACCAGACCGGCAGCGCCGGGAAGATGGGCGTGAACCTCGCGCTCGCCCTGCTGCCCGGTCTGCTCTCGCCGCTCTTCGGGACGCTGGTGGACCGCCTGCCCCTGAAAATCCCACTGATCCTCGGGAACGTCCTGCGCGGCGCGCTGCAACTCACGGTGGGGCTGCTGGCCCTGCGCGGTCACGTCCCGCTGGAACTCATCTACGTCGCGTCGTTCCTGACCGGCCTGATCGGCGCGTTCTACACACCCGCCACGATGGGCGTCACGCCCCGCCTCGTGCCCCGCGAGCAGCTGCAACGCGCCACCGGCCTGATGCAGGGCGCCACGCAGGTCATGGGGCTGGTCGGCATGGTCGGCGGCGGCGCACTGGTCGGCGTGTTCGGCAGCGCCCCCGCCCTGATCGCCGACGGCCTGAGCTTCCTGCTGTTCGCGGCCCTGCTGCCCCTCGTGACCCTCCCCGCGCGTGGCTCCGCGCCGGAAGGGGAGGGGTTCTGGACGTCCTTCCGCGCGGGCTTCGACTACGCCCGCCGCAGCCCCCTCACGCTGGGCCTGCCCGTCCTGGCCTTCTTCCTGAACGCCGCGTTCGCCCCTTTGGAGATGCTGATGCCTGCCCGCATGACCGCCCTGGGCGTGGGCGCGCAGGGGTTCGGGCTGTTCTTCGGGCTGCTGCTGGCCGGACTGGCCGCCGGGAGCTTCGGCATGGCCGCCCTGGGACACCGCGTGGACGCCCGCCGCCTCAGCGCGCCCGCCTTCGCCGCGCTGGGCGTGACCGTCCTGCTGCTGAGCCTCACGCAGACGCCCACGCAGATGTACGCCCTGGCGTTCGTGATGGGCCTCGTGAACGCCACGCTGAACCTCTCGATCAGCATGATCTTCCAGAAACGCGTCGATCCGGCCTATTACGGCCGGGTGGGCAGCCTGCTCACCATGCTCAGCATGGCGGGCATGCCCCTGGCGATGCTGCTCCTCGCCCCGGTCGCGGACCGCGTGGCCGTGAGCACCGTGTTCACTGTCGCGGGCACCCTCACCCTGCTGGCCGCCTTCGGCTGGGCCGCGCTGCTGCGCCGCGACCAGGCCGCGCCCGCCCCGCTGGCCGCGCAGGGCTAA
- a CDS encoding exonuclease SbcCD subunit D — translation MRVLHTADFHAGRSLRGFDRTPEVHDALTEIAALARTERADVVLVSGDLFDTANPSAEAEHAVFDFFLRLRDQGIPSVVIAGNHDSAARLASVTGLLGWVGVQVVAQPTANPADMIRTIETRGGERLVVGALPYLSERRLVKAADLLGGDTGAWRQKYREGMGFFLRRLGEGFTGSSVNMLMAHATMDGAVPSGSERTMQFDLTNSYTLSGLQLPPGAQYVALGHVHKPQQVSDAPPAYYPGSVIQLDFGEAGEKKQVNLIEVEAGRPARVHALPLASGRELRTLRVDLEHVESRLTQLQGFGGLLKVVVRAPAGTALPGLKDRVLTLAPNTLAVDLDAVQEDLALPELKREGLSLMELYERYHREKRGELPGDLRAAFQEADELARTEESA, via the coding sequence ATGCGCGTACTTCACACCGCTGATTTTCACGCGGGACGTTCCCTGCGCGGCTTCGACCGCACGCCCGAGGTACACGACGCCCTGACCGAGATCGCCGCGCTGGCCCGCACCGAACGGGCCGACGTGGTGCTGGTGTCCGGCGACCTCTTCGACACCGCCAACCCCAGCGCGGAGGCCGAGCACGCCGTGTTCGACTTCTTCCTGCGCCTGCGCGACCAGGGCATCCCCAGCGTCGTGATCGCCGGGAACCACGACAGCGCCGCCCGCCTCGCGTCCGTCACCGGGCTGCTGGGCTGGGTGGGCGTGCAGGTCGTCGCGCAACCCACCGCGAACCCGGCCGACATGATCCGCACCATCGAGACGCGCGGCGGCGAGCGGCTGGTCGTGGGGGCACTGCCGTACCTGTCCGAACGGCGACTCGTGAAGGCCGCCGACCTGCTGGGCGGGGACACCGGCGCGTGGCGACAGAAGTACCGCGAGGGCATGGGCTTCTTCCTGCGCCGCCTCGGCGAGGGCTTCACGGGCAGCAGCGTGAACATGCTCATGGCCCACGCGACCATGGACGGTGCGGTGCCCAGCGGCTCGGAGCGCACCATGCAGTTCGACCTGACGAACAGCTACACCCTATCCGGCCTGCAACTGCCACCCGGCGCGCAGTACGTCGCGCTGGGGCACGTGCACAAGCCGCAGCAGGTGTCCGACGCGCCCCCCGCGTACTACCCAGGCAGCGTCATCCAGCTCGACTTCGGCGAGGCGGGCGAGAAGAAACAGGTGAACCTGATCGAGGTGGAGGCCGGACGCCCCGCCCGCGTCCACGCGCTGCCGCTCGCCAGCGGCCGCGAACTCCGCACCCTGCGCGTGGACCTCGAACACGTCGAGAGCCGCCTCACGCAGCTCCAGGGCTTCGGCGGACTGCTGAAGGTCGTCGTGCGCGCCCCTGCCGGAACCGCCCTGCCCGGCCTGAAAGACCGCGTGCTGACCCTCGCGCCGAACACCCTCGCGGTGGACCTCGACGCTGTGCAGGAGGACCTCGCCCTGCCGGAACTGAAACGGGAGGGCCTGAGCCTCATGGAACTCTACGAACGCTACCACCGCGAGAAACGCGGCGAACTGCCGGGCGACCTGCGCGCCGCCTTCCAGGAAGCGGACGAACTCGCCCGCACCGAGGAGAGCGCGTGA
- the thrS gene encoding threonine--tRNA ligase: MHVILPDGKQLELHAGATALDAAAAIGPRLAQDALAATANGELVDLMTPLPDGANITLITKKNPADAAPLFRHSLGHVMSQAVGEYYRGKGYGADAIKRGVGPSIENGWYQDFDLPEPLKEEDLPEIEKIMRDIIARGLDFTRREISKDEGLAQFPHDPYKQELIAGLPEDEPITFYTQGDYTDLCRGPHFPNTGKLPGAFKLMSTSGAYWRGNEKNPILQRVYGVAFATQKELDAYLHQLEEAKRRDHRKLGRELELFTIDPLVGKGLPLWLPNGTVLREELTSFMKEQQFQRGYQGVITPNIGNLDLYRTSGHYEKYSDGQFRPIEVDDEEYMLKPMNCPHHVRIYASKPRSYRDLPVRLAEFGTVYRYEQSGELNGLTRVRGFTQDDAHLFVRPDQLKKEFLDVLDLTVLVLKTFGMNEVRFRVGTRDPESDKYVGDEANWTLAERQIIEAVEEVGLPYTIEPGDAAFYGPKLDFVVKDVLGREWQLGTIQVDYNLPERFDISYVGEDGQDHRPIMIHRAPFGSIERFTGILIEHYAGDFPLWLAPRQIMIIPIADRHNDYAWALRDELHAAGLRAEVDDSSNRMNAKVRTAELSKIPVMLIVGDQEQAGRAVSVRERTPEGHKERKGVAFDDLKNELLGRYRNRS, encoded by the coding sequence ATGCACGTAATCCTTCCTGACGGTAAACAACTCGAACTGCACGCTGGTGCCACGGCCCTCGACGCGGCGGCCGCCATCGGCCCGCGTCTCGCGCAGGACGCCCTGGCCGCCACCGCGAATGGTGAACTGGTCGACCTGATGACGCCCCTGCCCGACGGCGCGAACATCACGCTGATCACGAAGAAGAACCCGGCGGACGCCGCGCCGCTGTTCCGGCACTCGCTGGGGCACGTCATGAGCCAGGCGGTCGGCGAGTACTACAGGGGCAAGGGCTACGGCGCGGACGCCATCAAGCGCGGCGTGGGCCCCAGTATCGAGAACGGCTGGTACCAGGACTTCGACCTGCCCGAACCCCTGAAGGAAGAGGACCTGCCGGAGATCGAGAAGATCATGCGGGACATCATCGCGCGCGGCCTGGACTTCACGCGGCGCGAGATCAGCAAGGACGAGGGCCTCGCGCAGTTCCCGCACGACCCGTACAAGCAGGAACTCATCGCGGGCCTCCCCGAGGACGAACCCATCACGTTCTACACGCAGGGTGACTACACGGACCTGTGCCGCGGGCCGCACTTCCCGAACACCGGCAAGCTGCCGGGCGCGTTCAAGCTCATGAGCACCAGTGGCGCGTACTGGCGCGGGAACGAGAAGAACCCGATCCTCCAGCGCGTGTACGGCGTCGCGTTCGCCACGCAGAAGGAACTCGACGCGTACCTGCACCAGCTGGAGGAAGCCAAGAGGCGCGACCACCGCAAACTGGGCCGCGAACTGGAACTCTTCACCATCGACCCGCTGGTCGGCAAGGGCCTGCCGCTGTGGCTCCCGAACGGCACGGTCCTGCGCGAGGAACTGACCAGCTTCATGAAGGAGCAGCAGTTCCAGCGCGGCTACCAGGGCGTCATCACGCCCAACATCGGCAACCTCGACCTGTACCGCACCAGCGGGCACTACGAGAAGTACTCCGACGGTCAGTTCCGCCCCATAGAGGTGGACGACGAGGAGTACATGCTCAAACCCATGAACTGCCCGCACCACGTGCGCATCTACGCCAGCAAACCCCGCAGCTACCGCGACCTGCCGGTGCGGCTCGCGGAGTTCGGCACGGTGTACCGCTACGAGCAGAGCGGCGAACTGAACGGCCTGACCCGCGTGCGCGGCTTCACGCAGGACGACGCGCACCTGTTCGTCCGCCCCGATCAGCTGAAGAAGGAATTCCTGGACGTCCTCGACCTGACGGTCCTCGTGCTGAAGACCTTCGGCATGAACGAGGTTCGCTTCCGCGTCGGCACCCGCGACCCGGAAAGCGACAAGTACGTCGGTGACGAGGCCAACTGGACCCTAGCGGAGAGGCAGATCATTGAGGCGGTCGAGGAAGTCGGCCTGCCCTACACCATCGAACCCGGCGACGCCGCCTTCTACGGCCCCAAACTCGACTTCGTCGTCAAGGACGTCCTGGGCCGCGAATGGCAGCTGGGCACCATCCAGGTGGACTACAACCTGCCCGAACGCTTCGACATCAGCTACGTCGGCGAGGACGGCCAGGACCACCGCCCCATCATGATCCACCGCGCGCCGTTCGGCAGCATCGAACGCTTCACCGGCATCCTCATCGAACACTACGCCGGGGACTTCCCCCTGTGGCTCGCGCCCCGCCAGATCATGATCATCCCCATCGCCGACCGCCACAACGACTACGCCTGGGCGCTGCGCGACGAACTGCACGCCGCCGGGCTGCGCGCCGAAGTCGACGACTCGTCAAACCGCATGAACGCCAAGGTCCGCACCGCCGAACTGAGCAAGATCCCTGTCATGCTGATTGTCGGCGATCAGGAACAGGCAGGCCGCGCGGTCAGCGTCCGCGAACGCACCCCCGAAGGCCACAAGGAACGCAAAGGCGTCGCCTTCGACGACCTCAAGAACGAACTGCTGGGCCGCTACCGCAACCGCAGCTGA
- a CDS encoding DsbA family protein has product MIPALSLRSGALITAFLLSTSAGAQLLQTPAQTLAQSTLKGLTADGSVLRRGATTVTLDISGGYVVGVLTETDSLDDLARGVGAGWGLDETNLPKLKGNLSNPQLLTAARAGFVDTTDDSGTDLIALKVTGEGSGTRYAAYVAVNIWPDSAFPVTKAVTGSAAAPVTLRVFSDFQCPYCKQMWDKAMPAWRRDSATYRVMHYEFPLSFHRNAQGAAEASECAAAQGKFWPFADQLFANFSVWTPLDPKDAPAKYAAYAKAAGLDTAAFKTCVGQRTFKASVDAQVQAGLKVNVQGTPTVYLNGLKLSNYSDAREVARARAITTAQPSAASVIEARLKAFR; this is encoded by the coding sequence ATGATTCCTGCTCTGTCTCTGCGCTCTGGCGCCCTGATCACGGCCTTCCTCCTGAGCACTTCAGCGGGTGCGCAGCTGCTGCAGACGCCCGCGCAGACGCTGGCGCAGTCCACCCTGAAGGGCCTGACCGCCGACGGCAGCGTGCTGCGCCGGGGCGCGACGACGGTCACGCTGGACATCAGTGGCGGGTACGTGGTGGGCGTCCTGACCGAGACGGACTCGCTGGACGATCTGGCGCGCGGCGTGGGCGCCGGGTGGGGACTGGACGAGACGAACCTGCCGAAGCTGAAAGGCAACCTCAGCAACCCGCAACTGCTGACGGCCGCCCGCGCAGGTTTCGTGGACACCACCGACGATTCAGGCACCGACCTGATCGCCCTGAAGGTGACCGGCGAGGGCAGCGGCACGCGGTACGCGGCGTACGTCGCCGTGAACATCTGGCCGGACAGTGCCTTCCCGGTCACGAAGGCCGTGACCGGCAGCGCCGCCGCGCCCGTGACGCTGCGGGTGTTCAGTGACTTCCAGTGCCCGTACTGCAAGCAGATGTGGGACAAGGCGATGCCCGCGTGGCGCAGGGACAGCGCGACGTACCGCGTGATGCACTACGAGTTCCCGCTGTCCTTCCACCGCAACGCTCAGGGCGCGGCGGAAGCCAGCGAGTGCGCCGCCGCGCAGGGGAAGTTCTGGCCGTTCGCGGATCAGCTGTTCGCAAACTTCAGCGTCTGGACCCCGCTGGACCCGAAGGACGCCCCCGCGAAGTACGCCGCCTACGCGAAAGCCGCCGGGCTGGACACGGCCGCCTTCAAGACCTGCGTGGGCCAGAGGACGTTCAAGGCCAGTGTGGACGCCCAGGTACAGGCCGGGCTGAAGGTGAACGTGCAGGGCACCCCGACCGTGTACCTGAACGGCCTGAAGCTGTCGAACTACAGTGACGCGCGTGAGGTGGCCCGCGCCCGCGCGATCACGACGGCGCAGCCGTCCGCCGCCAGCGTGATCGAGGCGCGACTGAAAGCGTTCCGCTGA
- a CDS encoding AAA family ATPase, protein MRPIQLDIQGFTAFRQFTSLDFGDLELFALVGPTGSGKSSLLDAMTFALYGQTARLGASGLDALISQGERGLSAALTFEVGGVTYRASRTKGRRQAENEVRFERLDDDGRWTNLSDGGMKVINERIRRVLGLDFRNFARSVMLPQGEFSRVLHGTGKERQALLGELTGLDHVAAMQRVASDRAKELKHEAGSLNAVLEGEYAGVTPEALAGLRVERERTDADAERLTDERERLTGQQLRLREQERVWKAREDTARRLTSLEGRAQGVQEGAARAARARRVAGVLPLLDAAERARIAAAREAGELRGAQAAAEAAEQAAQGAAATLEAAQAAEARIPDLEARAEALRDAESDVARLRRAGGKPDATHAQPLPWDEDAFLAAREGAQRAEKARQERVLVQTERVSLKAAHDRFASEERAQAQETAEQERVKREGTDAKAALEAAQAALDAARLEAGLASYRAHLHVGDDCPLCGQTVTVLPDAPRADLGAQQAQVEALTRTLDERRTRFTDLRAALKARQAWLGEKRAEYRNWDEQLTARETDLRAAEGLVTGDPQSDMARLLAGLAARVRAAGPDPARARQAALAEITALRTRVQDAQATLARAQGDLAAAGATLRGVQANAERRAQEAQEAQVSLDTALRDLNLDAAQARAAALPENDIAALEAAARTHEADVAQLRSALADLDRQLGAAPFDPAHLAQVTRDLTATDAALTAAREQAGRLAEQERQLRERLERKADIHARAQAASRALDTWQTLTNSLKANEFQQFLLAEIEAQLLTRAGILLHEISDGRYRLALQDGEYVVQDLWNAGEVRGVKTLSGGETFLASLSLAIALSDYLAGNRVLGALFLDEGFGTLDPQALEAVANALENLRTQGRMVGVVTHVESLSERLPSRLLVTKSVAGSSVQRFDL, encoded by the coding sequence ATGAGGCCCATCCAGCTGGACATTCAGGGCTTCACGGCGTTCCGGCAGTTCACGAGTCTGGATTTCGGTGATCTGGAGTTGTTTGCGCTGGTGGGGCCGACGGGGAGCGGGAAGAGCAGCCTGCTGGACGCGATGACGTTCGCGCTGTACGGGCAGACGGCGCGGCTGGGCGCGTCGGGGCTGGACGCGCTGATCTCGCAGGGCGAGCGGGGCCTGTCAGCGGCGCTGACCTTCGAGGTGGGTGGCGTGACGTACCGCGCGTCGCGCACGAAGGGACGGCGGCAGGCGGAGAACGAGGTGCGGTTCGAGCGGCTGGATGACGATGGCCGCTGGACGAACCTGTCCGACGGTGGGATGAAGGTCATCAACGAGCGGATCCGGCGGGTGCTGGGGCTGGACTTCCGGAATTTCGCGCGCAGCGTGATGCTCCCCCAGGGGGAGTTCTCGCGCGTGCTGCACGGCACCGGGAAGGAACGGCAGGCGCTGCTGGGCGAGCTGACGGGGCTGGATCACGTGGCGGCCATGCAGCGCGTCGCGTCCGACCGGGCGAAGGAACTCAAGCACGAGGCCGGGAGCCTGAACGCCGTGCTGGAGGGCGAGTACGCGGGCGTGACCCCAGAGGCGCTGGCGGGCCTGCGGGTCGAGCGGGAGCGGACGGACGCGGACGCCGAACGCCTCACCGACGAGCGTGAACGCCTGACCGGGCAGCAACTGCGCCTGCGCGAACAGGAGCGGGTGTGGAAGGCGCGCGAGGACACCGCGCGGCGGCTGACGTCGCTGGAGGGCCGCGCGCAGGGCGTGCAGGAGGGCGCGGCGCGGGCGGCGCGGGCGCGGCGGGTGGCGGGCGTGCTGCCGCTGCTGGACGCGGCCGAGCGGGCGCGGATCGCTGCCGCGCGTGAAGCGGGCGAGTTGCGGGGGGCGCAGGCTGCCGCAGAGGCCGCGGAACAGGCCGCGCAGGGGGCCGCCGCGACCCTGGAGGCCGCCCAGGCCGCCGAGGCCCGCATTCCTGACCTGGAAGCCCGTGCCGAGGCCCTGCGCGACGCCGAGAGTGACGTGGCGAGGCTGCGCCGCGCGGGCGGTAAACCGGACGCCACGCACGCCCAACCCCTGCCCTGGGACGAGGACGCGTTCCTCGCCGCGCGTGAGGGTGCGCAGCGTGCCGAGAAGGCCCGGCAGGAGCGGGTGCTCGTGCAGACCGAACGGGTCAGCCTGAAGGCCGCGCACGACCGTTTCGCCAGCGAGGAACGCGCGCAGGCGCAGGAGACGGCCGAGCAGGAACGCGTGAAGCGCGAGGGCACCGACGCGAAGGCGGCGCTGGAGGCCGCGCAGGCCGCGCTGGACGCCGCGCGGCTGGAGGCGGGCCTCGCGTCGTACCGCGCGCACCTGCACGTCGGGGACGACTGTCCCCTGTGCGGGCAGACCGTGACGGTGCTGCCGGACGCGCCACGCGCCGATCTGGGCGCGCAGCAGGCGCAGGTGGAGGCCCTGACCCGCACGCTGGACGAGCGCCGCACCCGCTTCACGGACCTGCGCGCCGCGCTGAAGGCCCGGCAGGCGTGGCTGGGCGAGAAACGCGCCGAGTACCGCAACTGGGACGAGCAACTGACCGCCCGCGAGACCGACCTGCGCGCGGCCGAAGGCTTGGTGACGGGCGACCCGCAGTCGGACATGGCCCGGCTGCTGGCCGGACTGGCCGCCCGCGTCCGCGCCGCTGGACCCGATCCGGCCCGCGCGCGACAGGCGGCCCTGGCCGAGATCACGGCCCTGCGGACCCGCGTGCAGGACGCGCAGGCGACCCTGGCGCGCGCGCAGGGTGACCTCGCCGCCGCCGGGGCGACCCTGCGGGGCGTGCAGGCGAACGCCGAGCGCCGCGCGCAGGAGGCGCAGGAAGCGCAGGTCAGCCTGGACACCGCCCTGCGTGACCTGAACCTGGACGCCGCGCAGGCCCGCGCCGCCGCCCTGCCCGAGAACGACATCGCCGCGCTGGAAGCCGCCGCCCGCACCCACGAGGCGGACGTGGCGCAGCTCCGCTCGGCACTGGCCGATCTGGACCGGCAGCTGGGCGCGGCACCCTTCGACCCGGCGCACCTCGCGCAGGTCACGCGGGACCTGACCGCCACCGACGCCGCCCTGACCGCCGCGCGCGAGCAGGCCGGTCGCCTCGCCGAGCAGGAACGTCAGCTACGGGAACGCCTGGAGCGCAAGGCGGACATCCACGCCCGCGCGCAGGCCGCGTCGCGCGCGCTGGACACCTGGCAGACCCTCACGAACAGCCTCAAGGCGAACGAGTTCCAGCAGTTCCTCCTCGCGGAGATTGAGGCACAGCTCCTGACCCGCGCGGGCATCCTGCTGCATGAGATCAGCGACGGCCGTTACCGCCTGGCCCTGCAGGACGGCGAGTACGTCGTGCAGGACCTCTGGAACGCCGGTGAGGTGCGCGGCGTGAAGACCCTGTCCGGCGGTGAGACGTTCCTCGCGTCACTGTCCCTGGCGATCGCGCTGAGCGACTACCTCGCGGGGAACCGCGTGCTGGGCGCGCTGTTCCTCGACGAGGGTTTCGGTACGCTCGACCCGCAGGCGCTGGAGGCCGTGGCGAACGCCCTGGAGAACCTGCGCACGCAGGGCCGCATGGTGGGCGTCGTCACGCACGTCGAGAGCCTCAGTGAACGCCTCCCCAGCCGCCTGCTCGTTACCAAGAGCGTGGCGGGCAGCAGCGTGCAACGCTTCGACCTGTAA
- a CDS encoding permease prefix domain 1-containing protein, whose product MSPEEHYVHNATRGLNGQTRKDTQAELLDHITERTRQLTLTGLSPEQARAQAMQELGPAPTVARSLRANQHVHPALSAAALLALATMLLWPVPELLNSQPDPFNTTTTQSVRELRAEGYLTIREANTQLKPYGIRLQHRREAWELQHPDFPKAKVGVDGSWLCRGPSTSLSEEQPRSWITGNPSVGYVNPAGLLVCMSEAGWPLELDGQRVKLQGKAFPDAWTREIAPMFYVRQLTHSLSGLPRHLWSSPTAPTPQNEPSVIAYSSASSKITWSPHHVETTARQVGLLVRFQINGTSWPEKRKYSAPMFISFTIPVSDRGTVNVPVRIPHLAKVVDVTLKSTLADWLAADMSTRPAILVALPDRTNAPVDLTPLPFTP is encoded by the coding sequence ATGAGCCCCGAAGAACACTACGTCCACAACGCCACCCGCGGCCTGAACGGCCAGACCCGCAAGGACACCCAGGCCGAACTGCTCGACCACATCACCGAACGTACCCGACAACTCACCCTGACCGGGCTCAGCCCCGAACAGGCCCGCGCACAGGCCATGCAGGAACTCGGCCCCGCCCCCACTGTCGCCCGCAGCCTGCGCGCCAATCAACACGTCCACCCCGCCCTGAGCGCCGCCGCACTCCTCGCACTCGCCACCATGCTGCTGTGGCCCGTGCCGGAACTACTGAACTCGCAGCCTGATCCCTTCAACACTACGACCACACAGTCCGTCCGCGAACTCCGTGCCGAAGGTTACCTGACCATCCGAGAAGCGAATACCCAACTGAAGCCCTACGGCATTCGACTGCAACACCGCAGAGAAGCATGGGAGCTTCAACACCCTGATTTTCCAAAGGCGAAGGTCGGAGTGGACGGCTCTTGGCTCTGTCGTGGGCCCTCGACCTCTCTTTCCGAGGAGCAACCACGATCTTGGATCACTGGGAATCCCAGCGTCGGCTACGTCAATCCGGCCGGTCTGCTGGTCTGCATGAGTGAAGCCGGCTGGCCGCTTGAACTCGACGGGCAACGGGTAAAACTGCAAGGGAAAGCTTTTCCTGACGCGTGGACCAGAGAAATCGCACCCATGTTCTACGTGCGGCAACTCACCCACAGCCTCAGCGGGCTGCCCCGCCACCTCTGGTCTAGCCCGACTGCACCCACGCCACAGAACGAGCCCAGCGTGATTGCTTATTCGAGTGCTTCATCGAAGATCACGTGGAGCCCGCACCACGTCGAGACAACTGCCCGGCAGGTGGGATTGCTCGTCCGGTTCCAGATCAACGGAACCTCCTGGCCGGAAAAGCGGAAGTATTCGGCACCCATGTTCATCTCATTCACAATCCCAGTGAGTGACCGGGGTACGGTCAACGTTCCAGTCCGCATACCACATCTCGCGAAAGTCGTTGACGTCACCCTCAAATCAACCCTGGCAGACTGGCTCGCGGCAGACATGAGCACGCGCCCGGCCATTCTCGTGGCGCTGCCGGACCGGACCAATGCGCCGGTTGACCTGACTCCGTTGCCGTTCACGCCCTGA